In Gorilla gorilla gorilla isolate KB3781 chromosome 12, NHGRI_mGorGor1-v2.1_pri, whole genome shotgun sequence, the following are encoded in one genomic region:
- the ST3GAL5 gene encoding lactosylceramide alpha-2,3-sialyltransferase isoform X4 → MTYPEGAPLSDLEYYSNDLFVAVLFKSVDFNWLQAMVKNETLPFWVRLFFWKQVAEKIPLQPKHFRILNPVIIKETAFDILQYSEPQSRFWGRDKNVPTIGVIAVVLATHLCDEVSLAGFGYDLNQPRTPLHYFDNQCMAAMNFQTMHNVTTETKFLLKLVKEGVVKDLSGGIHCEF, encoded by the exons ATGACTTATCCAGAGGGCGCACCACTGTCTGACCTTGAATATTATTCCAATGACTTGTTTGTTGCTGTTTTATTTAAGAGTGTTGATTTCAACTGGCTTCAAGCAATGGTAAAAAATGAAACCCTG CCATTCTGGGTTCGACTCTTCTTTTGGAAGCAGGTGGCAGAAAAAATCCCACTGCAGCCAAAACATTTCAGGATTTTGAATCCAGTTATCATCAAAGAGACTGCCTTTGACATCCTTCAGTACTCAGAGCCTCAGTCAAGGTTCTGGGGCCGAGATAAG AACGTCCCCACAATCGGTGTCATTGCCGTTGTCTTAGCCACACATCTGTGCGATGAAGTCAGTTTGGCGGGTTTTGGATATGACCTCAATCAACCCAGAACACCTTTGCACTACTTCGACAATCAGTGCATGGCTGCTATGAACTTTCAGACCATGCATAATGTGACAACGGAAACCAAGTTCCTCTTAAAGCTGGTCAAAGAGGGAGTGGTGAAAGATCTCAGCGGAGGCATTCATTGTGAATTTTGA